A single Ignavibacteriales bacterium DNA region contains:
- a CDS encoding glycoside hydrolase family 9 protein → MIRIISCRLILFIVIMFAAGCSGSSASALHFRFNHAGYFPEGFKEAIIFSSSEIAGSKVKMISAGSGKTVKEFTLRNNRGTWGKFRYHYAVTFSDIKQKGEYYLQIDKVRSDNFTIGNEKYHTLLPQVLDFFRIQRCGPTNPHLHGVCHLYDSYKIVGDEAFGNVDVTGGWHDAGDYIKFTNTTAVSAYLLALSYVLNPSLHEKDINKNGAPDILEEIKVALDWLLRCNYAEGKLITQVQDMRDHDVGWRLPENDTLKFDRPAYKGEGKNIYGIYSAVMALGAKIWSSRLNEKEFAEKCRAAAEKFYSAASSVPDIDVAFTGMYQDKSHQGKMLLGALELYNLTGRQKYHDDAKRMSSGLQPDYWWSWGDLNALASFRSAQLVKTGTAVLEINLGGFNKAKDNTVYGDAGVYTWGTTTTLFGIAAKAMMYRFLNSANTYDTLAIRQFDYIFGKNPWGKSFVVGLGSSSVRYLHSQIGYFNNNNLPGGIAAGPATTEMLKNYNITRKNFAGQEFNSSEVAYYDDRDDYVTNEPAIITNATAVFAMTLLLTYY, encoded by the coding sequence GTGATACGAATTATTAGCTGCCGTCTTATATTATTTATCGTAATTATGTTTGCAGCAGGCTGCTCCGGAAGTTCAGCTTCAGCACTGCACTTCCGGTTTAACCACGCGGGATATTTTCCTGAAGGTTTTAAAGAAGCAATTATTTTTTCTTCTTCGGAGATTGCCGGTTCAAAAGTAAAAATGATATCTGCCGGAAGCGGAAAGACCGTAAAAGAGTTCACTCTGAGAAATAACCGTGGGACCTGGGGGAAATTCAGATACCACTATGCTGTTACCTTTTCAGATATAAAGCAGAAGGGGGAGTATTATCTGCAGATTGATAAAGTCCGCTCCGATAATTTTACCATCGGAAATGAAAAGTACCATACACTGCTCCCACAGGTGTTGGATTTTTTCAGAATCCAGCGGTGCGGTCCAACGAATCCTCATCTGCATGGTGTCTGTCATCTATATGATTCCTACAAAATAGTAGGGGATGAAGCATTCGGCAATGTTGATGTAACAGGGGGCTGGCATGACGCAGGTGATTATATAAAATTCACCAATACGACAGCAGTTTCTGCGTATCTGCTTGCCTTAAGTTATGTTCTTAATCCTTCTCTTCATGAAAAGGATATAAATAAAAACGGAGCGCCCGATATTCTTGAGGAAATAAAGGTGGCCCTTGACTGGCTGCTCAGATGCAACTATGCAGAAGGCAAACTGATTACTCAGGTTCAGGATATGAGAGATCATGACGTAGGCTGGAGATTACCGGAGAACGATACACTGAAGTTTGACCGTCCGGCCTATAAAGGGGAGGGGAAAAATATTTATGGTATTTATTCCGCGGTGATGGCTCTCGGAGCCAAAATCTGGAGTTCCAGGTTAAATGAAAAAGAATTTGCTGAGAAATGCAGGGCAGCTGCGGAAAAATTCTATTCTGCCGCTTCTTCGGTTCCTGATATTGATGTCGCTTTCACAGGTATGTATCAGGATAAAAGTCATCAGGGTAAGATGCTTCTTGGCGCTCTGGAGTTATATAATCTGACCGGCCGGCAAAAGTATCATGACGATGCCAAACGGATGTCATCAGGATTGCAGCCAGATTACTGGTGGAGCTGGGGTGACCTGAACGCGCTTGCAAGTTTCCGGTCTGCTCAATTAGTAAAAACCGGAACAGCTGTTCTGGAAATTAACCTTGGCGGCTTTAACAAAGCGAAGGATAATACTGTATATGGTGATGCCGGAGTGTATACATGGGGAACCACCACGACTTTGTTTGGTATTGCAGCAAAAGCGATGATGTATCGGTTTTTAAATTCTGCAAACACTTATGATACTCTTGCGATTAGGCAATTCGATTATATTTTTGGAAAAAATCCTTGGGGTAAATCATTCGTTGTTGGTTTAGGCAGTTCGTCTGTACGGTATTTGCATTCTCAGATCGGTTATTTTAATAACAATAATTTGCCCGGGGGGATTGCAGCAGGTCCGGCAACCACTGAAATGCTAAAAAACTACAACATCACCAGAAAGAACTTCGCCGGGCAGGAATTCAACTCGTCAGAAGTTGCTTATTATGACGACCGTGATGATTATGTAACAAATGAACCAGCAATAATCACAAATGCAACTGCTGTTTTTGCGATGACATTGCTTCTTACTTATTATTAA